A region from the Methylocella sp. genome encodes:
- a CDS encoding acetate/propionate family kinase, with protein MADTILTLNGGSSSIKFSLFEVEGSNSLRLASHGEVEGIGSAPRFVACDVATALLDERSWSDPNKTYRSLVEHVVGWAEAHLGADKLIGVGHRVVHGGPDHNRPERATPELLAALDRLTPLAPLHEPHNIAPIRAIAAVRPMLPQIACFDTAFHHVMPAVATRFALPPEYEASGVRRYGFHGLSYEYIAGRLRGLAPDLAEGRIIAAHLGNGASLCAMRRGCSVDTTMGFTALDGLMMGTRCGNLDPGVVLYLEEERGLTAKQIEDLLYRRSGLLGVSGGIASDMRILLSSADPRARDAIELFVFRIAREIGALTSSLNGLDGLVFTAGIGENAPAIRAMVCARLGWLGVKLDCDANARNAAIISTPSSSVAVRVIPTDEEAMIARHTLDAIRPPASASCGDDECSAQLVAGKISS; from the coding sequence TTGGCGGACACGATTCTAACGCTCAATGGGGGTTCGTCCAGCATCAAGTTTTCGCTTTTCGAAGTCGAGGGCTCGAACTCCCTAAGGCTCGCGTCGCATGGCGAGGTTGAGGGGATCGGCTCGGCGCCTCGTTTCGTTGCGTGCGATGTGGCGACCGCCCTGCTTGATGAGCGGAGCTGGTCCGACCCGAACAAGACCTACCGGTCGCTCGTAGAGCACGTGGTCGGATGGGCGGAGGCTCATCTCGGCGCAGACAAACTCATCGGCGTCGGTCATCGCGTGGTCCATGGCGGGCCCGATCACAATAGGCCGGAGCGGGCGACGCCAGAACTTTTGGCTGCCCTGGATCGCCTTACGCCGCTTGCGCCCTTGCACGAGCCCCACAATATCGCCCCGATCCGGGCGATCGCCGCCGTCCGCCCGATGCTGCCGCAGATTGCCTGTTTCGACACTGCTTTTCATCACGTGATGCCGGCGGTCGCGACGCGATTTGCGCTGCCGCCCGAATATGAAGCGTCGGGCGTACGCCGCTATGGCTTCCACGGCCTCTCCTATGAATATATCGCCGGGCGCTTGCGCGGTCTCGCGCCCGACCTGGCCGAGGGTCGCATTATCGCCGCCCATCTCGGCAATGGCGCAAGCCTGTGCGCCATGCGCCGGGGCTGCAGCGTCGACACTACAATGGGGTTCACCGCTCTCGACGGCTTGATGATGGGCACGCGCTGCGGAAATCTCGATCCCGGCGTCGTCCTCTATTTGGAGGAGGAGCGTGGACTGACCGCTAAGCAGATCGAGGACCTGCTTTATCGCCGATCAGGCCTACTCGGCGTTTCCGGCGGCATCGCCAGCGACATGCGCATCCTCCTTTCGAGCGCCGATCCCCGTGCGAGGGACGCGATTGAACTCTTCGTTTTCCGCATCGCGCGAGAGATCGGCGCGCTGACAAGCTCTCTCAATGGGCTCGACGGTCTCGTCTTCACCGCCGGCATCGGCGAGAACGCGCCGGCAATTCGCGCCATGGTTTGCGCGCGGCTCGGCTGGCTCGGCGTGAAGCTCGATTGCGACGCGAACGCCAGGAACGCCGCGATCATCAGCACGCCTTCGAGCAGCGTCGCTGTCCGAGTGATTCCGACCGATGAAGAAGCAATGATCGCCCGCCACACCCTCGATGCGATTAGACCGCCGGCG
- a CDS encoding bifunctional enoyl-CoA hydratase/phosphate acetyltransferase, producing the protein MIENRTFDEIAVGDSASLSRTMTRQDIELFAIVSGDVNPAHMDPAYAETDMFHKIIAQGILEAGLISAVLGTKLPGPGTIYLGQDLRFLHPVSIGDKITATLRVTEKHPDKGNLVLDCRCANQNGELVISGTAYVRAPREKVRRPRVELPGVQLSRHERFRTLLADAAGGEPLTTAVAHPCDANALGAAVEAARAGLIAPILVGPKAKILKAAEAAKIDISAFRLVDAPHSEASAATAVALVKNGEAALLMKGSLHTDELLHAVLAPDSGLHTGRRLSHVYLMDAPSYLRPLLLTDAAVNIAPDLEQKRDIVQNAIDLALVMGIETPRVAVLSAVETVSPKLRSTLDAAALCKMADRGQITGGLVDGPLAFDNAVSPAAAAAKGIVSEVAGRADILVAPDLEAGNMLAKQLIFLAGADAAGVVLGARVPIILTSRADGERTRMASCAVAVLIARARAGAPQLAVGV; encoded by the coding sequence ATGATCGAAAATCGAACCTTCGACGAGATTGCCGTCGGCGACAGCGCTAGCCTATCGCGCACCATGACTCGACAGGATATCGAGCTCTTCGCCATTGTCTCGGGCGACGTTAACCCTGCGCATATGGACCCGGCCTATGCAGAGACCGATATGTTCCACAAGATTATCGCGCAAGGAATATTGGAAGCCGGTCTAATCTCCGCCGTCCTTGGCACCAAATTGCCCGGCCCCGGAACGATCTATCTCGGGCAGGATCTGCGCTTCCTCCATCCCGTCAGCATAGGCGATAAAATCACTGCGACTCTGAGAGTGACGGAAAAGCACCCGGACAAAGGAAATCTGGTCTTAGATTGCCGTTGCGCCAATCAGAATGGCGAACTTGTGATCAGCGGTACGGCCTATGTGCGGGCGCCAAGGGAAAAGGTGCGGCGTCCAAGAGTCGAACTGCCGGGCGTTCAGCTCAGCCGCCATGAACGCTTCCGCACCCTTCTGGCCGACGCAGCCGGCGGCGAGCCCCTGACGACCGCGGTCGCTCATCCCTGCGACGCTAACGCGCTTGGCGCAGCGGTTGAAGCGGCGCGGGCTGGTCTCATCGCGCCGATCCTGGTTGGGCCAAAGGCGAAGATCCTCAAAGCGGCGGAGGCCGCAAAGATTGATATCTCAGCGTTCCGGCTTGTCGACGCGCCTCACAGCGAGGCCTCTGCTGCGACGGCCGTTGCGCTTGTGAAGAATGGCGAGGCGGCGCTTTTGATGAAGGGCTCGCTTCACACAGATGAATTGCTTCACGCCGTGCTGGCCCCGGACAGCGGACTGCACACCGGCCGCAGGTTGAGCCATGTCTATCTGATGGACGCGCCAAGCTATCTGCGGCCCCTGCTGCTGACCGACGCCGCGGTGAACATCGCCCCCGATCTCGAGCAGAAGCGAGACATTGTGCAGAACGCCATCGATCTCGCCCTTGTCATGGGCATTGAGACGCCCCGCGTCGCCGTGCTCTCTGCGGTCGAGACCGTCAGTCCAAAGCTGCGCTCGACGCTCGACGCAGCGGCGCTCTGTAAAATGGCCGATCGCGGACAGATAACGGGGGGGCTGGTGGACGGGCCCCTTGCCTTCGACAATGCGGTGAGTCCGGCGGCGGCGGCCGCGAAAGGAATCGTCTCGGAGGTCGCTGGACGGGCCGATATACTCGTCGCGCCCGACCTCGAAGCCGGCAATATGTTGGCCAAGCAACTCATCTTCCTCGCGGGAGCCGACGCCGCCGGCGTCGTGCTCGGCGCGCGCGTACCCATCATTCTAACGAGTCGCGCTGATGGCGAGCGAACGCGCATGGCGTCCTGCGCCGTTGCTGTGCTGATTGCCCGCGCGCGGGCTGGCGCGCCGCAGCTCGCTGTGGGAGTTTAG
- a CDS encoding alpha/beta fold hydrolase, translating into MIPTSDPIDRLLHARQARVTGSLSLISLTLAYLDWAFHLANAPGRQLQLAEEAGRQWARLLAPKRWTTPVPGDHRFQDVAWSRPPFNMISQAFLLTEEWWREAALGPSGVAKSHGDVVSFGARQALDAFSPSNFALTNPEVLSATTAQGGWNFIKGWRNYAEDLQRAASGQPLDEIKGFVVGEDVAVTPGKVVLRNKLIELIQYTPTTERVRPEPILIVPAWIMKYYILDLSPNNSLIRYLVSQGYTVFCISWRNPKSDLSDITLDDYRRLGVMAALDAVTAICSDAKVHACGYCLGGTLLSIAAAAMGRDGDERLATVTLLAAQTDFTEAGELQLFTDESELALLDDVMWRQGYLDSTQMAGAFQMLRSNELIWSRLIKTYLLGEREQSYDLMAWNADATRMPFCMHSEYLRRMFLHNDLAEGRYLVDGRPIAIHEIVAPIFAVSTETDHVAPWRSVYKIHLLDQGDITFVLTSGGHNAGIVSEPGHPHRHYRLEHRAAHAAYLAPDEWMASAAAQEGSWWPKWTAWLDARSSAPIPPPPLAPADKGYGAIADAPGAYVRES; encoded by the coding sequence ATGATTCCGACATCGGACCCGATTGACCGGCTCCTCCATGCGCGTCAGGCGCGCGTCACCGGATCACTGTCCCTTATATCCTTGACGCTCGCTTATCTCGATTGGGCGTTTCATCTGGCTAACGCGCCGGGTCGTCAGCTTCAACTGGCGGAGGAGGCGGGTCGCCAATGGGCGCGGTTGCTCGCGCCAAAACGCTGGACCACGCCCGTGCCCGGAGATCACCGCTTTCAAGACGTGGCCTGGTCGCGACCGCCCTTCAATATGATCAGTCAGGCGTTTTTGCTTACTGAAGAATGGTGGCGGGAGGCTGCCCTCGGACCGTCGGGAGTAGCGAAATCGCACGGCGACGTGGTCTCGTTTGGAGCCCGCCAGGCTTTGGATGCGTTCTCGCCGTCGAACTTTGCTTTGACAAATCCTGAGGTCTTGAGCGCGACCACGGCGCAGGGCGGATGGAACTTTATAAAGGGCTGGCGGAATTACGCAGAAGACCTTCAACGGGCCGCTAGCGGCCAGCCGCTCGATGAAATCAAGGGTTTCGTCGTCGGCGAGGATGTCGCCGTCACGCCGGGCAAAGTGGTGCTGCGCAATAAACTGATTGAGCTGATCCAATACACTCCGACCACGGAGCGCGTCCGTCCGGAGCCGATTCTCATCGTCCCAGCGTGGATCATGAAATACTACATTCTCGATCTGTCGCCGAATAACTCGCTGATCCGCTATTTGGTCTCGCAGGGTTACACCGTATTTTGCATTTCTTGGCGCAATCCCAAATCTGATCTGAGCGATATTACGCTCGATGATTATCGGCGCCTTGGGGTGATGGCTGCGCTCGACGCCGTCACCGCGATTTGCAGCGACGCCAAGGTGCATGCGTGTGGCTATTGCCTGGGCGGCACGCTGCTTTCCATCGCCGCGGCGGCGATGGGACGCGACGGCGACGAACGCCTCGCCACAGTGACATTGCTCGCTGCGCAGACCGATTTTACCGAAGCCGGCGAACTTCAGCTCTTTACCGACGAAAGCGAACTGGCGCTGCTCGACGACGTCATGTGGCGGCAGGGCTATCTCGACAGCACTCAGATGGCGGGCGCATTTCAGATGCTGCGATCGAACGAACTTATATGGTCGCGACTGATCAAGACATATCTTCTCGGCGAACGGGAGCAATCCTACGATCTGATGGCCTGGAACGCCGACGCAACGCGAATGCCGTTTTGCATGCATTCCGAATATCTACGCCGGATGTTCCTCCACAATGATCTGGCGGAGGGCCGGTATCTGGTCGACGGACGGCCTATCGCCATTCACGAAATTGTCGCACCGATCTTCGCCGTGAGCACTGAGACGGATCACGTCGCGCCCTGGCGTTCGGTCTATAAGATTCACCTCCTGGATCAGGGCGACATCACTTTTGTCCTCACCTCGGGCGGCCACAATGCCGGCATTGTAAGCGAGCCGGGCCATCCACATCGGCATTACCGCCTGGAACATCGGGCGGCGCATGCCGCCTACCTGGCGCCGGACGAATGGATGGCGTCTGCGGCGGCTCAGGAAGGCTCGTGGTGGCCCAAATGGACGGCATGGCTCGACGCCCGTTCCAGCGCGCCGATTCCGCCGCCGCCTCTCGCGCCAGCCGATAAAGGCTACGGAGCTATTGCGGATGCGCCTGGCGCCTATGTGCGTGAAAGCTGA
- a CDS encoding IS3 family transposase (programmed frameshift) encodes MPRKRHKAEEIVAKLRQVEVLSAQGRPVAEAIRSIGVTEVTYYRWRSEYGGLKGDQVKRLKELEAENTRLRRAVSDLTLEKLILKEAAFGKLLSSARRRACVEHVIAEHGVSERFACRVLGQHRSTQRKVPTKPDDEAALIADITALAIQYGRYGYRRITAMLWERGWKVNVKRVERIWRREGLKVPARQPKRGRLWLNDGSCVRLRPQCPNHVWSYDFVEDRTHDGRKYRMLNIIDEFTRECIAIRINRQLKAADVIDVLSDLFILRGVPIHIRSDNGPEFIAKALRDWIAAVGAKTAYIMPGSPWENGYCESFNSKLRDELLNGEIFYTLKEAKVVIERWRRHYNTVRPHSSLGYKPPAPETLQWPASQSGPASPATPAIAPGPTMH; translated from the exons ATGCCGAGGAAAAGACACAAGGCGGAAGAGATCGTCGCGAAGCTACGGCAAGTCGAAGTGCTTAGCGCGCAAGGGCGACCGGTCGCGGAGGCGATCCGCTCGATAGGGGTGACGGAAGTTACATACTATCGATGGCGGTCGGAATACGGCGGCCTGAAGGGCGATCAGGTGAAGCGGCTGAAGGAGCTGGAGGCGGAGAATACGCGGCTCCGTCGAGCGGTGTCCGATTTGACGCTTGAGAAGCTGATCCTGAAAGAGGCTGCCT TCGGGAAACTTCTGAGCTCCGCGCGTCGTCGCGCCTGCGTGGAGCATGTGATCGCCGAACATGGCGTTTCCGAGCGGTTCGCTTGCCGGGTTCTCGGTCAGCATCGCTCCACGCAGCGCAAGGTTCCGACCAAGCCCGATGACGAAGCGGCATTGATCGCCGACATCACGGCGCTCGCCATCCAGTACGGCCGCTATGGCTACCGCCGCATCACGGCGATGTTGTGGGAGCGAGGCTGGAAGGTCAACGTCAAACGGGTCGAGCGGATCTGGCGACGCGAGGGGCTGAAAGTTCCGGCCAGACAACCCAAGCGCGGGCGTCTCTGGCTCAATGACGGCTCGTGCGTCCGGCTGCGCCCGCAATGCCCCAACCACGTCTGGTCCTATGACTTCGTCGAGGACCGCACTCATGATGGCAGGAAATATCGCATGCTGAATATCATCGACGAATTTACCCGCGAATGCATCGCGATCAGGATTAACCGGCAGCTGAAGGCAGCGGACGTCATCGACGTTCTCTCGGACCTCTTCATCTTGCGAGGGGTTCCGATCCACATTCGTTCCGACAACGGCCCGGAGTTCATCGCCAAGGCGTTGCGTGACTGGATTGCCGCCGTCGGCGCGAAGACCGCCTACATCATGCCGGGCAGTCCCTGGGAGAACGGCTATTGCGAGAGCTTCAACTCGAAGCTGCGCGACGAGCTTTTGAATGGTGAAATCTTCTACACTCTCAAGGAGGCGAAGGTCGTCATTGAGCGATGGCGACGCCACTACAACACCGTGCGCCCGCACTCATCGCTGGGCTACAAGCCGCCAGCCCCGGAGACCCTGCAATGGCCGGCTTCGCAATCCGGACCAGCTTCGCCCGCCACGCCAGCAATAGCGCCAGGGCCGACAATGCACTAA
- a CDS encoding DnaB-like helicase C-terminal domain-containing protein, with the protein MNGPVKIPDLPHSIECEQALLGAVMLNNEAFHRVSEIVKAEHFYEEIHRRIFDAAERLIGDGRTASPSTIKAFVADFTLGEEMTCHQYLARLCAEAVAIITAPDYAQTIFDLAMRRKLIETATNFIDRSYTAQAGEKPSAIASEMVSELDGIASLGIPRSMRRISIGESARDAFVACVDAKEGKPSRGLKTGLSDLDAMIGGLERGAGSVVAGRPSMGKTALALEIARNVAVSGKAVFYISLEMGSLLLAQRALASVVFDNGAAVQYTRIATGRVSANEVDRIEYAYSVLDRLPFIIEQQTGLSVSQIAARVRRAITYHKDRDLDLALVVVDHIGLVGASSRYRGDRVREIGEISAGLHSVARETDTHVMMLSQLSRECEKRPDKRPMLSDLRESGEIEQNADVVMSAYRDSYYLERMGNRTLEQEMELDRVKNVLEVSVLKQRQGATGTVRLFADLASNAVRNLSA; encoded by the coding sequence TTGAATGGCCCTGTCAAAATACCGGATTTGCCGCACTCTATCGAGTGCGAGCAGGCGTTGCTCGGCGCGGTGATGTTGAATAACGAGGCGTTCCACCGCGTTTCCGAAATCGTCAAGGCCGAGCATTTCTATGAGGAAATCCATCGCCGGATATTCGATGCCGCCGAGCGACTGATCGGCGACGGGCGCACCGCGTCACCATCAACCATCAAGGCCTTCGTCGCCGATTTCACGCTCGGGGAAGAGATGACATGCCACCAATACCTCGCGCGTCTCTGCGCCGAAGCGGTGGCGATCATCACGGCGCCAGATTATGCCCAGACGATATTCGACCTGGCTATGCGGCGGAAGCTTATCGAGACGGCGACTAATTTCATCGATCGATCCTACACCGCCCAAGCCGGCGAAAAACCGTCCGCCATCGCATCCGAAATGGTTTCCGAGCTCGACGGTATCGCTTCGCTTGGCATCCCGCGCAGCATGCGCCGCATATCCATCGGCGAGTCGGCGCGGGATGCTTTCGTCGCTTGTGTTGATGCCAAGGAGGGAAAACCATCGCGAGGGCTCAAGACGGGGCTTTCAGATCTTGACGCTATGATCGGCGGCCTGGAGCGTGGCGCGGGGTCCGTGGTCGCCGGGCGTCCGTCAATGGGCAAGACTGCGCTCGCCTTGGAAATCGCGCGCAATGTCGCCGTGTCGGGAAAGGCGGTCTTTTACATCTCTCTCGAGATGGGGTCTCTTCTTCTGGCTCAACGCGCGCTCGCTTCCGTGGTCTTCGATAATGGTGCGGCCGTTCAATATACCCGGATTGCGACGGGGAGGGTTTCGGCCAACGAAGTCGATCGGATCGAATACGCTTATTCGGTCTTGGACAGGCTGCCGTTCATCATCGAGCAGCAGACCGGATTATCGGTGTCCCAAATCGCCGCGCGCGTCCGCCGCGCGATCACCTACCATAAAGACAGAGATCTGGATCTCGCTCTCGTGGTCGTGGATCACATAGGGCTTGTCGGCGCGTCGAGCCGGTATCGAGGCGATCGCGTTCGCGAAATCGGCGAGATCAGCGCCGGGCTCCATTCGGTGGCCCGAGAAACCGATACGCATGTCATGATGTTGTCCCAGCTTTCGCGCGAGTGCGAGAAGCGCCCGGACAAGAGACCGATGCTTTCCGACCTCCGCGAGTCCGGGGAGATCGAGCAAAACGCCGACGTCGTGATGAGCGCCTACCGGGACTCTTATTATTTGGAGCGCATGGGAAACCGCACCCTCGAACAGGAAATGGAGCTCGATCGCGTCAAGAATGTGCTCGAGGTCAGCGTTCTCAAACAACGCCAGGGCGCCACCGGAACCGTGCGCCTATTCGCTGACCTCGCCAGCAACGCCGTGAGGAATTTATCCGCATGA
- a CDS encoding DUF1064 domain-containing protein, which translates to MSDAGNTISSVQYRALAAPAKRGRFGVSPVTERTVDGLVFSSKREARRYAILKQMERVGEITHLECQPAFDIMINGVKFCTYTADFGYFRRGVVDRVIEDVKGRGKGGTAGDPAYRLRKRAAELYFGIRVTEVLK; encoded by the coding sequence ATGAGCGACGCCGGAAACACAATCTCCTCCGTCCAATATCGCGCTCTCGCCGCGCCGGCGAAGAGAGGTCGCTTCGGCGTCTCGCCGGTTACCGAGCGCACGGTTGATGGACTCGTCTTTTCTTCCAAGCGGGAGGCCCGGCGCTACGCCATCCTGAAGCAGATGGAGCGCGTCGGCGAGATCACCCATCTCGAATGCCAACCCGCGTTCGACATCATGATCAATGGCGTGAAGTTCTGCACCTACACCGCCGACTTTGGCTACTTCCGCCGCGGCGTCGTCGATCGGGTCATAGAGGACGTTAAGGGCCGGGGCAAAGGCGGAACGGCCGGAGACCCGGCGTATCGCCTACGAAAACGCGCCGCTGAGCTCTATTTCGGCATACGCGTTACGGAGGTGTTAAAGTGA
- a CDS encoding IS5 family transposase: MERCAQGLRAAQDALQSLHPLEPARRLRPHIRRARWRRSKARAHHDRRHASEGASHSGEPAQKGALPRRIGRTKGGLNSKLHVVCDGAGKPLVMLLSEGQMSDHKGARLMLKALPPASMLIADRGYDSNWFRAALKARGVEPCIPPTRSRKLPIAYDKTLYRQRHKIENMFAKLKDWRRIATRYDRCAHTFFSAICIAAAVLFYLNQ; this comes from the coding sequence ATGGAAAGATGCGCCCAAGGATTACGGGCCGCACAAGACGCTTTACAATCGCTTCATCCGCTGGAGCCGGCTCGGCGTCTTCGACCGCATATTCGCCGCGCTCGCTGGCGAAGGTCCAAAGCCCGAGCGCATCATGATCGACGCCACGCATCTGAAGGCGCATCGCACAGCGGCGAGCCTGCTCAAAAAGGGGCTCTTCCCCGCCGTATCGGGCGCACGAAAGGCGGACTGAACTCGAAGCTCCACGTCGTTTGCGACGGCGCCGGCAAGCCCCTCGTCATGTTGCTCTCGGAGGGCCAGATGAGCGACCACAAGGGCGCGCGGCTGATGCTCAAGGCTTTACCGCCCGCTTCAATGTTGATCGCCGACAGGGGCTACGACAGCAACTGGTTCCGCGCCGCGCTGAAGGCCAGGGGCGTCGAGCCCTGCATCCCGCCAACCAGAAGCCGCAAGCTTCCCATTGCCTATGACAAGACGCTCTACCGCCAGCGTCACAAAATCGAGAACATGTTCGCCAAGCTCAAGGACTGGCGGCGCATCGCAACCCGCTATGATCGATGCGCCCACACCTTCTTCTCCGCCATCTGCATCGCAGCCGCCGTCCTCTTCTATCTCAATCAATGA
- a CDS encoding DUF2312 domain-containing protein — MPKPEPSKGHNSAGADIAETGVAGEELKAFVERIERLETEIKDLNDDKRDVYAEARGRGFDVKAIKEIVCIRRQDHSERSEFEAILELYKSALNMR, encoded by the coding sequence ATGCCGAAGCCTGAACCTTCCAAGGGTCACAACTCCGCTGGCGCGGACATAGCCGAGACAGGCGTCGCCGGCGAGGAGCTGAAAGCTTTCGTCGAACGCATCGAGCGATTGGAAACTGAGATCAAAGATCTGAACGACGACAAGCGCGATGTCTACGCGGAGGCGCGTGGACGCGGCTTCGATGTGAAGGCGATCAAAGAGATCGTCTGCATCCGCCGCCAGGATCATTCCGAGCGCTCGGAGTTTGAGGCGATTCTAGAGCTGTATAAGTCCGCGCTGAATATGCGCTGA
- a CDS encoding helix-turn-helix transcriptional regulator yields the protein MNTRRKLVHKIIDEFQKAEELSQQGLADRAGTSQSVVQRILSGKGMKSPYLFDVAAALGIDIAEVIAQSPSARKSAIISDGALPFLKDAPSQHFNSVEGKERANHLIEATFDATLSALHVRMTDGARDELFQEVLRVLLEKPIDVAHLDQETLDQIQTSYEARAFAKIISRG from the coding sequence ATGAATACTCGGCGGAAGCTCGTTCACAAAATCATCGATGAATTCCAGAAAGCCGAAGAGCTTTCGCAGCAAGGACTCGCGGATCGCGCCGGAACATCTCAAAGTGTCGTGCAGCGGATCCTCTCAGGCAAGGGAATGAAATCCCCCTACCTCTTTGATGTAGCCGCGGCCCTCGGCATTGATATTGCAGAGGTGATAGCCCAAAGCCCGAGCGCCAGGAAAAGCGCAATTATTTCAGATGGCGCTCTCCCTTTTTTAAAAGACGCGCCTAGCCAACATTTCAATTCAGTAGAGGGAAAAGAAAGAGCAAATCACCTGATTGAGGCAACATTTGATGCAACGCTTTCTGCCCTCCATGTAAGAATGACTGATGGAGCTCGTGACGAGTTATTCCAAGAAGTCCTACGAGTTCTTCTAGAGAAGCCAATTGACGTAGCCCATCTTGATCAAGAGACTCTGGATCAGATTCAAACTTCGTACGAAGCGCGTGCATTCGCAAAAATAATCTCGCGCGGATAA
- a CDS encoding IS66 family transposase, with product MVVPGSKLPDDVDALKAMVLAMTEKAARAEALEAEVADLKALNASADERIARLTSILKALERARFGRRSEKLGSKALDDEQSAFVFDEIETGIGAIQAELDKRPSPDKAKRAARPRKGFAAHLERLEIVIEPDTLPENEGKQKILIGEDVSERLDVTPAKFRVIVTRRPKYAFKNEDGVIQAPAPAHIIEGGVPTEALLALIAVSKYADGLPLYRQEAIYTRDKVELNRALMAQWMGRLGFELEILSEHVLTRIKQAERIFADETTLPTLAPGSGSTKTAYLWAYARDDRPFGGSGPPMVAYRFEDSRSGDCVARHLGGYRGILQVDGYTAYNRLARPDRGNDAVTLAGCWSHVRRRFYELHVNGSSELATATIERMTHLWEVEENVRGKEPEVRAAARQETAVAIVADLFRLWQDALPRISGKSKLAEAIRYAISRRATLERFLNDGRIEIDSNIVERAIRPQTITRKNSLFAGSDGGGRTWASIATLLQTAKMNDIDPQAWLTQTLERVANGWPNAEIDALMPWKYAA from the coding sequence ATGGTAGTGCCTGGCTCCAAGCTCCCCGACGACGTTGATGCGCTCAAGGCCATGGTGTTGGCCATGACTGAAAAAGCGGCTCGCGCGGAAGCTCTTGAAGCCGAAGTTGCCGATCTCAAAGCCTTGAATGCGAGCGCCGACGAACGCATCGCGCGACTGACCTCCATCCTCAAGGCATTGGAACGGGCAAGGTTCGGGCGCCGCTCCGAGAAGCTTGGCTCGAAAGCTCTTGATGACGAACAGAGTGCCTTCGTCTTCGACGAGATTGAAACGGGGATCGGAGCCATCCAGGCCGAACTCGACAAGCGGCCCAGTCCCGATAAGGCCAAACGAGCCGCACGTCCCCGCAAAGGTTTTGCCGCCCATCTCGAGCGGCTCGAAATCGTCATCGAACCGGACACTCTTCCCGAGAATGAAGGCAAACAGAAGATCCTGATCGGCGAAGATGTCTCCGAGCGGCTCGATGTCACGCCGGCCAAGTTCCGCGTCATCGTCACGCGCCGGCCTAAATACGCATTCAAGAATGAGGATGGTGTCATCCAGGCTCCAGCGCCGGCCCATATCATCGAGGGCGGCGTTCCGACGGAAGCTCTCCTGGCGCTTATTGCCGTTTCCAAATATGCCGATGGCCTGCCGCTTTACCGGCAAGAGGCCATCTACACGCGCGACAAGGTGGAACTCAATCGCGCCCTGATGGCCCAATGGATGGGCCGGCTCGGGTTTGAACTTGAGATCCTCTCTGAACACGTCCTCACCCGGATCAAACAGGCGGAAAGAATCTTCGCCGACGAAACGACCTTGCCGACCTTGGCGCCCGGTTCCGGCAGCACAAAGACAGCCTATCTCTGGGCCTATGCGAGAGACGATCGCCCCTTTGGCGGCAGCGGCCCGCCGATGGTTGCCTATCGCTTCGAAGATAGCCGGTCTGGCGATTGTGTCGCCCGTCATCTCGGTGGTTATAGGGGCATTCTGCAGGTCGACGGATATACGGCCTACAATCGCCTCGCGAGGCCAGACCGCGGCAATGACGCCGTCACGCTCGCGGGATGTTGGAGCCATGTCCGGAGACGATTTTACGAACTGCACGTCAATGGCAGCTCCGAGCTTGCCACGGCTACGATTGAACGCATGACCCATCTATGGGAGGTCGAGGAAAACGTCCGGGGCAAAGAGCCAGAAGTGCGCGCTGCGGCCCGGCAAGAAACTGCGGTGGCGATCGTCGCTGATCTGTTCAGGCTTTGGCAAGATGCGCTCCCACGTATCTCCGGCAAGTCTAAGCTCGCCGAGGCGATACGTTACGCCATCTCACGCCGGGCGACGCTCGAACGCTTCCTGAATGATGGCCGCATCGAGATCGACTCCAACATCGTAGAGCGTGCAATCCGGCCGCAAACAATCACACGAAAAAACTCACTCTTCGCCGGCAGCGATGGTGGAGGCCGTACTTGGGCATCCATAGCCACATTGCTGCAAACTGCAAAAATGAACGACATCGATCCTCAGGCCTGGCTCACCCAGACACTCGAGCGCGTCGCAAACGGCTGGCCCAATGCCGAAATCGATGCCCTCATGCCCTGGAAATACGCCGCCTGA